The nucleotide sequence ACTAAGCCATTGGCCAACTGTTGGTAGAACATATCCCACCAGCTCATGACCTGCTCCTTACAACCTTCATTGTTTTCATATTCCCAGATAAGCCTCTTTGACGACTTTGTTCTCCAACAGACTAGCTGCACTGTCTTCCATTACCACTTTCCCCGTCTGCAGGACATAGCCCCTCTCGGCTATTTCCAATGCCATACGAGCATTCTGCTCTACCAGGAGGACGGTGACGGAATGCTGTTTGTGGATAACACTGATGGCATCTGACAGGTGTTGCACCATCAGCGGGGACAATCCCTGCGAGGGTTCATCCAACAGCAACAACTTGGGATTACCCATCATCCCCCTTCCCACCGCTAACATCTGTTGCTCTCCTCCGGACAGGGTGCCCGCGAGTTGGCCTTCTCTCTCCTTCAGCCGGGGGAACAGGGCATAGACCTTCTCCTGGTTCTCTTTAAACATGCGCTTGTTCCGCTTGAGATATGCCCCCATCTCCAGATTCTCCAGGATCGTCATCTCAGGGAAGACGCCTCTCCCTTCCGGCACCTGCACGATCCCCAAATCGACTATTCTGTG is from Dehalococcoidia bacterium and encodes:
- a CDS encoding ABC transporter ATP-binding protein; protein product: MAIKGISVYVPQGELVCVIGANGAGKSTLIRTISGLNKPRSGMIEFEGKSIAGMPAHRIVDLGIVQVPEGRGVFPEMTILENLEMGAYLKRNKRMFKENQEKVYALFPRLKEREGQLAGTLSGGEQQMLAVGRGMMGNPKLLLLDEPSQGLSPLMVQHLSDAISVIHKQHSVTVLLVEQNARMALEIAERGYVLQTGKVVMEDSAASLLENKVVKEAYLGI